TTCTCTGAGAAGGACAACAAAGTCAAATATGAAGAGAAAGTTCCTTATTGCAGAGTAGGAGCTAACACACCACGCATACCTGATGATGACCTTGTTCTTTTCATTCaaggactgagagagaaagacgaacagagagagaaggcagaATCTTCAAGCAATGAAACAAATGTGGACTTAAGGGAGGATCAAAAGAGGAAACTCACCATCCTCTTAACATGTGGAAAGACACACATGGACAActctctgttttacatcattgtGACAAACAAATTTCACCCAGAGAATCTTGACACTATAAGCTTCTTGGTTCACATGAATctattctgtgtgtttgattttgacCCTGATTCAAAGACATCTGGTCTTTGCAGTAGATACAAGAAACAGAAGGCTGTAAACCTTCACTTTCTTGATGACTATGCAAATGAGAGTAGATTGGGAACTTCTGATTTCATAaattctctgcagctttttgagAGAACAAGTTGGATTTTCTGCAATGGAAGAAACAACTTCCCTGGTGGGGAACAAACCTGTGATGAAAAAACCTGGatcaaaacaaggaaaaagaaactcaaaaaaGCGGTGTCGCTCATCTGCAACGATATCCTTCCCAGGCGATCGTTTGTAGTCCTCTTCCTGCTCATGTCTAATGTTGAGCAGCCGCTTGTTGAGACTTTCCATGAATTCTACGCAGAGATGAATGGGCATGATTTCTTGGCAGTCATATCAGAGTCaaatgaaaactacaaaaagTGGTCAAGTCTTGCTCAGGTGTCTTGTCACATGTCTACACTCAGAGAAATCAGCATTGTTGAAATGCCACTGAGTCATGTGGACGCCACAGTCCAAAGCATTCAGCTCTCAAAGAATAATCTCACAAGGACATTACCAGTCTTAAATGGAGGCCTGTGCTTCCTAAAGTCAGTTGAAGAGGCTATGCTAGATTCTTTGGAAATCATCAGTGTCGACCAGTGTGATGACACAAAACTGGAGATCATGAGCGAGGATGAAATCCAACAAATTGAGACCTACTTCTATCGAGGTGGAAAGATAGACTGGAAAAACTTCTGGCTTGCTGACAAACACAAGTGTGGTGTTATTATAAAGAGGGACGCCTACGAAGAAGCAAGCAATATGTTGCACAAGATAGTACATCGTACCAAGGACATACGTCCTGTAGAGAGTGTGAACATATACCATCATCCGGGCAGCGGTGGAAGTACAGTGGCACGACAGATCCTCTGGAGTTGGAGGACAAAAGTACGATGTGCAGTTGTTAAACAGTGCAAGGAAATCACAactgtgtgtgagcatgcagtGAGATTGAGAGAACATGAAGAGCGAGACAAAAACAACTGTCTGCCAGTGCTCTTGCTCTTGGAGGACCGAAATGCAGATTACATAGATGATCTCAGACGGGAGCTTGGAAATGTCATTACAACCAAAAAAATAACTCCGTCTGTGTTGTGCTTCATCCTGCTCATCTGCAACAGGTCAAATGTTCCAGAAAGAATGTGCAGAGCATCGTCATCTCAAACAGTAGCAGTCACACATAAGCTGTCAAATGCTGAGAAGCCTTTGTTCTCAAAAAAGCTTGAGCAACTTAAACTGCAGTTTCAACCAGACTTTATCCTAACATTTGTTCTGATGAGTGAGGAGTTCCGGCCAAGTTACATTGCGGACTTTGTGAAAAACCTTCTAGATAAAATTGACCATTCATCACTTATCACTCGCCTCATCAGATTTGTGGCTCTCTTGAATTGCTATGTTGAAGACTCATACATatctgtgtcacactgtgaagCATCTCTTGGCATAGCTACCCATGTGGATAGAGCTCAGTACCATGCATTTGTGGATCATCTCAGTGAAGAAGCAAGGCTTATTTTCATCCACCTCAAAGAAGAATCAACACACATCTCATCCATACGGATTATTCATGCAAAGGTGGCAAAGGAAATTCTGATTCAGCTGTCTGCAAATTTGCCTCAGAGTGAAATTGCCATGGATCTCATCAAAGATGAGGTACTTATCAATCATAGGTTCAACAGAGAAGTGTTTCTGAAGTTCATCAGAGCACTTTTTATCAGACGCAacaaaaagagcagaggagatcCTGTCGACACAGCTTTTTCACCCCTGATTGAGCATGTCAGGATCGAGAGAGGTGTTCAGAAAGCCGTTGATCTCATGAAAGCAGCTTACCTAGCTCTGGGAAAAGATGCATATGTGGCACAACAGCTTGCCCGGCTGCTTTACACAAATTTGAGATTTGAAGAGGCCCTAGAGTGGGCAGTGGAAGCAAAATCTCTTCTTCCACACGACACATTTGTCCTCGATACATTGGGACAAGTTTACAAGAGGTGGTTTTACCACTTGTATGACACCCTTGAGGAAAAAGAGCCATCCCCTGAAAGGGGAATTGAAATCATAAGCACTGCACTCAAAGGAATTTCTGCCTTCCGAGCCTCTGAAAAAACACCAAAGAAAGAGACAGTCAGTCTTAACAGCTCATATTACGGGGAAGTAGATGTTGGCTGCAGGCTGCTAAAGTTCCTGTCAGGAGTAGATGTTTTTTCAAACAATACTGGAAAATCAGAGTTGATGCAGTATTTGTTAACAGACTACATACCAGCAGAGGTCAAAAAACCCTGGCAGACGTTTCATCAGCAGTTGAAAGGATTACAAAAGAGCTTGTACCACGCACTTGAGTGCATTTCTGAAGATCTCAGCTACTTTCAAACTGACATTAGCGAAGAGGATGAAGAACTTGATGCAAGAGATCCAGAACAAGTACACAATCCAAGAGAATGGTTGACAAGGAAGAGTGCTGTATATGCTGGATTTTTTTGCATCATACGAGATGACGACATCCAAGCAACTGACAGCAACAATACTGACAGAGCCGGTCCAACTGAAAAGCTTTCTCCATTCcaaagacagatgaagactTACAAGCTTGGTGGAGGAAATGTTACATCTATCCTCTCTTTACTTTATGATAGGGACCCtctgagagcaggaaaaaagcTTGAGACAATAATTGACATGTACCCAGAAAACCTGAAATGGAATGACCTTGACCAGACAGAACTTGCTAACTTTATCTTTTGCCAGATAGTTCTTAATTGTACTCTGCCTGGCTCCTCAAAGCTCCTGTCTCTTCAAAAGCTTCAGGATCTCAGCAAAAGATTTAttacaaaagggaaaaacatgTCATCTGCTAGtgctctcttccttctctcccttcttttttggCCTGAGACAAGCGAGGCTCTCAGTTCTGCTGGTAGTCAGATCCTTTTATCAGCCATTGATGCACTTCAGAGACTCTGTGAGCAAAAAATCCAACATGTGTCTCCAAGGAAAAGTAGAATTGTGACCCACTTCTTCATGGGAAAGGCAAAAGGTCTTAACAAGATTGTCCACAGAAGTGCTATTGAAAAGCAAATTAAAGGCACTCTAAATGAAAGAAGACTGAAATGGCTCGGTGGGGAAGTATGGAAAACCAGGGAAGTCGTGCAGCTACTCAAACGTGTTGAAGGATggacagaaaatggaaacttaTTTGTCAAAGGTGGAATCAGGGAGGGCAAGATTAGGGTCTTTCCTCGATATTCTGCCTCTCTgccaaatggaaatgaaaatgtcaccttCTACTTGGGCTTCTCATTTGATGGAGTGGTTGCCTTTGACATCCAAGTGATGGAGTAATTTTCAATGCTCACAGTGCACCTCAACATTTGTAAATCAGTGCTAAGctacaataaacaaaaacatgatgagaCTGTGAGCACAAAGACTTTTTGTATatagtattttgtatttttatagcAAACACAAGACTTCAACTTGAATCTGGATCTCACTTTCAGTCTTGTAAAATAGATATGGGTTGAAGTAAATACATTCAGAACAAATCTGAAGAAACAACAATCtttgagatttatttttctgactgGCTAAAGTAAATACGGCCGGATGCTTTGATCCTCTGTCATAGACCCTCTGCcttagaagattttttttcacagattgtTAGACAATCATCATGAGCACTGCTGCTGTATATTTGCAAAGATGTATCCAGAGAAACAGCTCAGATTATGAAAATACAGGATTTTTGAGTCAAGtcttgaaaacttttttttctttacacaatatttacattttgaacAATTTTGAACTTTACTACGTTTTCAGTTTAGTACTTTTTTTGATGTTCTGACAAGTGAACATAAAGTCTGCCTTATGTTTGTGTATGATACCAAGTAGGTAATGAGATTGTATATGTGAGTTTTTTAAGCTACAGCTCTTTTGAGAAAATACAGCTGTAATGCAGATCATGTCATATTAATCTTGATGTAAACTATATTCTCAATCTCgtaagcattttattttgtttttagtgtggtgtaaagaaatatttatttgcacaaacattttgatattttattttgcatttatcaTTAGACAGCTTGAATATCCTCTTTTCTCTATGTAACGTTACACATGGAATAATATATCAAGTGACACAGCCAGGgtctgattttaaaattaagacTGGATCTTCAGTGGTATTGAACTGATTAAGAAATTATTCAAACACAGTATTTTGAGTAACAAATCCAATcttaaatatatgtataaatatctCATTAAATGCATACTTACACTATAGTTTTATTGTGTATTGTTTTCAGTGAGCATAACTAgtgttttttgcattttaaagtaTTCTGATATGTAGAGGAAGTTGTCCCAACACAGAAAGTGAGATGACAGCTACATGTCAGCTGACTGTAAATGAAGATATTTAGAGGAAATGCAGTTGTTCCgcaaaaaagtaaaacagaagtCTCACTTTGATTGTTGGCTTACTACCAATATGGTCTTGAACATTCCCTCTTTATAATTAGTGTTTCtaaatttgttttcaaataCATGAAATAATGTGATTGGGATACATCACAAAGACACATTAGAGTTTAGGAACTGGtttattcaaagaaaaagagTAAACATTCAGACTTTGGCAcagaaatcaaaaataaaagtgcatAGAGCATTTTGAGGGACATATCCTAAAACAAATACTCATGATTAAGCTTTATCTTTCTTACTTAACTCTTCCAGAGCTTCCCAAACAGTCCAGTAccatcattttgtttattaacacaatttttaattaaaaaaaaaaaagacaaaagaaaatgtgacacCCTTTCATAAAAGTTTTCTTCAGCATGTAAAAGTGGTAGAGCCCATACTTACCAATGAAGACTCTGCCTATATGACTCATGTCAAATATTAAAATTACTGGTTTTAATAAAAGCCTCCACCAAAAATTATGTTGAGATGCTCATCACATTCGgtagaagaagcagaaacaaaaaaggtGTTGCACACTCAAGTAGTAATTGATTTATTAGGCATTCCTGGAGATCGTAACGAATGTTTGGCTGCCATTAGTGTAAACTGCTTCAGAACTGTTGTgggcttattttctgtttttcagaaagACGCAAGTGAGGATCAAGATCTCACATTAAgtgtgcacacaaaacacaggtcGACGGAAGTTAAGGAAGTATAGCAGTGGTACTTACAGCTTTAACTAACCTGTTACTGGCAGAGATTCTCCTTCATGTAAGTAGTTAAATTCAAATGATCAAGTGAGGAAAGCTGATGAAACAAACAGGATTAAGTGGTAAAGCCATTTTACAAGCATATGAAAaatcatttgttcatcacaAACCTCCCAACACACATTTAATGTACAAATGGCTGCAGGTGACAGGCTGCTAATGTATGTGGCAAGCTAgtaaataatttgacttttgaCCAAGCCATCAGTATTTCAGACAGTGAACTGCCGTGGACTGTAGGACTAGTTCATTTCAAAGGCTTCTAAAGCAATaaagtttcatttaaaagctctatactttttgtaaagagctactaaatgaaaacagagcttcCTGATGCTCTCACTACTAAATAATGGTAGATACAGGTTCAATGGCACATAActtaacaaaaaatataatccACATGAGCTAACATGCCTGAAGGAAATGGTACCTAAAcgcaacaacacaaacaagggCCTTCACCAAACTTGCTGCAAGTTTGGGGACATAAAGATCCAACAGCGTGTAAGCTGTGAGGGCCCCTGGTAATGAAtgagaagacagaaaatggTGAGACTTGCCTCAGGCTGAAACAGGGCTACACTGAGACAGGGCCTCAGTCAGTCCCCCATGGCATTGCTACAGGGAGAAGAGAAATCTGGGTTTTAGCACTACAGCTACTAGCGACCCGGAAGTTATGCAGCTGTACAATGCACTCAGTGTGTCAAAGTTCAGTCTGCCAGTGCCATGTACAGAGCatcaataaaagaaattaaacatACTGCTTATAGTCACAAGAGAACATTTAGCAACATTTTagatttaaacaacaaaacaaaacatttgttatTGGTTTTCACTGTTCATCTTcaagacaacaaaaacagtcacCATGTAGTTTATTACTGGAGTACAAACCTGCTGTGACGGCTCTTTTCCCACTAACGTCCCGCAAAGAAGAGTCTTACATTTTTGCCACATTTTATTACAATACAGTGTTACAACAATACATATACCATGTCATCTATTTAAGGTTAAGGGAGTATTTCCTCATTAAAttattcacacaaaacaaaattaatgcaCAACAGTAACTTGAAGCCCTCACCAAACAAAGTTGGGGACGCAAAGTCCAACAGCACTACGTGCTGCGAAGGCCTCACTGTTTTAGCTTAGAACAGAAATGTATTTCCATAAAACTTGCCTTGATAAAGGGTGGGTACTGCCAATGTAACTCCAGCGCCTTCACAACACTACGAACCATATCTATTACACTTCTATACACCTAAATGAAacatgagaaggaaaaaaagccaCAGAACAGAAATGGTTTGAAACAACAGTTCATAGTCTTGGTTAAGTACAGTGTAAATATTTCCCATGCGCTCTTTGATGCTTTTATAgctcttttgtttgctgtttttattcagtgtctCTTCCTCATAGCTCAGTAGTAGAATAAACAGTACGTTGTGGTACTATAATACCCATACTGGTTTGTCTACTAGCAGCTGAGGACATTAGAAAAGGGTTGAGTGTCCAAACCTATAGAAGAGAGGAAGCCAGGCCTCAGTAGCGGCCTCCAGGAGACATGACGGGGGGTCTCATACCCATTGGCGGCCGTGGAGGGGCTCCCTGGTACCCTGGGGGAACTACAGGAGGGGCCTGTCCATAAGGAGGCATCCCTCCTGGTATGTAGCCGGGCATCCCCTGTGGTGGACCACAATACTGGCCTGCAAGGACACAGgtttgttggctttttaatcAAAACTCTGTAGCAAAAACTATATGGTTTATACTTTATATATACTATACtttagcatggctaaaaatttTAGAGGTTTAGAGGTTTAGTTTAGATAATTATTTATATAATGAACAGCTAAGAATAAAAAATTATGTTGTTAACAAACTAAATGcctaaaatgtaatgttttttctgTACTTGAGGCAGAGGTGTATATACCTTGTATGGGATGCCGCATGCCGGGCTGCTGAGGAGCCATCATGCCACCTATGGGACCCACTGACGGAGCAGCAGCGGTGGATTGGCCTTGGCAGGGAATACTGCGCTGGTACCTGGGTAACTGAGCCCGCAACTCTTCCTACAGGacacagaaagcaaaaacaaggaGGAATGATTTGACACTGAAATAAATAggattaatacatttttaaaaaagtaaataaaatacttttaaaaaatgaaattaatataattaattaattactttttattCCTGAAAATGCTATTTTTGACACTGTGATATTGACAGAAACTTTTGCTATGAGTAACAGACTCTCAGACTGTGTAGCTACTTACTGTAAAAAGTATAAAGAGAGGCAGTTCCAGCTAGAACACTTACCAGTGAGATATCCTCATCAGGGTGGATCAACTTACTGGTTGCACTGGAGGTGGTGAGGGTGGCGGGCTTACTGGTCACAGTAGACGGAGGTTTGGAAACCGTACTGCTGCCAGCATTGGGGCTGGCCACAGCTGCAGTGGCCTGAGTGTAGGCTGGGAATGTGGGCTTTGAGAGGTCAGAAGAGGTAGAAGGGGAAGGGTGGGGGGACCCTGACACTGTCTGCTGActctgagggaggagagaggaaaactgCTGAAAGGCTTTTAATTCCACATGGGCTTCACTTTTAGTCATATTTTGAGGTTACTCCCGTGACTTAAGTTTTAGGCTTGGCATTAATGTTGCTGATTTGAACTAATTGTGTCATAcaccagttgtttttttgttttttgtttttggtaggTCAGGTTTAATTATTTCCCGAGAGGAACTTTACATCATGTCACATATTTGTTTCTATATCAGACTATGATCATTTCATCTTTGCATATGTTAATGCCAAGTCTATAAAAGCGTGTCTTAGTTATGTCCATAACAAGTTAACACCCCTGTTGCTGCACACGTGGGGGAGTAACCCTGTAACATATGACCAAAGCAAATCCCATTTCTTCAagcctgaaagaaaacaaatccaaaaGAGCATGCTGTGCTACACTGCCCTACAGCAGTTCAGAAACAAGAAGCCCATTTTACAAATCTGCATAATTCaccaatttttctttttgtttcttaacaACACTCATTTTTAAATAGTATTTTATAAATGCAGATTTgtagcaaaagaaaaaagcaaaataaatgtgtgttgcTAGAATTACAAGATATTTTAGAAGTATTTTCCACCCACATAAATGGTTAGACTTTAGCAGCTCTTGCTAAAACAGCCTTGGCAAATAAAAGAGAATTAATTTGCCCAAGTGCATCACAGGCAAACTATACACAATTGTGTGCATGCCAATTGTAAAGCTGCAGGTTGTCAAAAAAGAGCAGGCAGACAGCTGCGTACTTGTGATGTGATAGGGAACAGAGCTTTGGGGGAGGCGGACTCTGAGTCTGAACCTGACAACCCTGCACTTGTACTTGCAACTCGACTTCCCATCTGTAGCACAGGAAAAAAGTAAAGAATAGGAGATATAAACAAAATAATCCTTCAGTTAAAGGAATTTCTGGGAATGGTCTCTTTTATATTAGCCAGTGTGAGCACAGACAGCATCCCTTGTTCAACTGAATAACGTTATGTTCTGCCCCATCAAAGTGTTGAGGCAGATGAAAATTCATAGAGGTAAATAGAGGTGTCCTAAAGATCTTACCTGTCCAGCACTGGGGAACAGAGGTTTGGTGACATCAGGTTGGGCTGAGGGGGGGGCAGTGGCAGTGGAAACAACAGGTCTGGTCAGCATGTTTGCAGCAGGGGGGGCCTGAGCCATGTGTGTGATGCCTGGACGGTGGCCCACAGGAGGGGGCATGCCTGAAACCAGCAGAACAAATTCATTATATAAGGGGAAATATAAAGCCTCACCACAGAAGTGTTACAACATATTTACAAACTTCAATTTAAAAAACTGACAATCACTCACATTGAGTAAATAACAAGGGGTGATAAATGCTTTGTGAAGGTGTATAACTGCAGGGCATTGGTTACTGTTACCTGGTGGCATGCCTGGAATCATTGGAGGCATCCCCGGACCTGGAGGCATCATCCCACCCATTGGTATCATTCTAAATATGTGGGGAAAAACAAACCCATGTTTAAAATACATGATAATGTGGAGATGGGACTGATTAATAATGTCAGACATTTACCCTGGAGGCATTCCTGGAATTACAGGAGGCATTCCTGGCATCATTGGTGGCACACCTGGCATCATCGGAGGAATTCCTAAAACAAGGAGATTAATTGTTACAAACTCCCTATAACACCTATACTATCTAATGCAATGCACTACAGCAGCTTTGCCACATATTCTACCTTTACAAAgcttattatatatatatatatatagctgtCACTATTTTCCACCTGAGTAGCTGCCTGGTGGTATCCCTGGAGCACCAGATCCAGGAGGTAAGCCAGGCTGAGTGATCGGGGGAGCGTAGCCTGCCTGTTGCTGAGCCGCAGCAGGCTGCTGGAAGGAGGGACCAGGCTCGTCATCCTCATCATACTCATCAGAGTCATCCTgattctgctttttcttctgaGTCTCTAAAAATAGGGAGTAACACAATCAGTCTCTGCAATAAGAACATAACAAGACCGGTGATTAGCATATTCGGGTGCTAGTACCTTGGTTCTTTTGTTCTAgcactcttcttctctcttccatGTCTTTCTCAGGAATACCCTCCATGCCATATATTTCCAGTTCAATATCTGTCCTTCCAGGTATTGCATTAGGAACTCCATCGATTGTCTCTTTATGTACCTGCAAAATAAGTGTTACAGTTAGGTAATTTTagtttacaggaaaaaaattgattttcatAAGATGGTTTGTATAATAATTGTTGTTTCCTCACCTGCATACAGTGGATTGCGAGGCCAGGGCCAGTGTACAGCTTTTTATGACAGATGTGGCACTTGAAATGTTTGGCCTTCTGGTGCTGAATGAGAATCTTTTCATCATCAAAATCTCTGTTACAGTACCTGCGATTCCGGTTTAGGAAACCACTTTAGTCCCCGATAAACCTGACCTTTGCAATGTTATTTAACGTTTTGCGTGTCTTGTACTTGTTTACTGAAAAACACCGTGCTAGTAAGAGCAACACAAGACTAGCGCCTGTTTTTAATACCGTTACTGTAACGCTATTTTCTCCAAAACTGGTCGTTCAACTGAAGTAAAACGACCGAAAGCACGTTTAAAATATGTCATGCTGGCTATATACGGAGAGCCTGCTATACacgtataataataataataataataataattattattattattattattattattattattagaggCTGACATTCAACGTTAGCTTAGTAAACGGACGATAACgctgtcaaaaacacacaaacaggtccTTAGAATAACAAGATAACGTTTAAACAGCACATGTAACAAGTGTAAAAGGATACCAGCACCAAGgtttcatttgctttttctt
The window above is part of the Toxotes jaculatrix isolate fToxJac2 chromosome 18, fToxJac2.pri, whole genome shotgun sequence genome. Proteins encoded here:
- the LOC121197999 gene encoding sterile alpha motif domain-containing protein 9-like gives rise to the protein MDSSSSEMEWRNLSCDSWTETHVSSWLRCIGIKQIYIDKLKEEEVTGPVLTTLPREYFSATIGMRSGQTELLLKKRDELVKSEQEKRKNKSDSCGKGRNDKKENVLVLGQEPKHCSQEPCDRVETENIPTACSDNSASTELALSFCDYRKFDQPEKDCRYVRHNVLPPETGIENLINPCHEYKSLETAHKLDSKRLQTKVASEVLRFACACMNMRANGTIHFGIMDKVRGTHKHGEIIGIPVKNQEDFVDALDNIERCFKGSNQQSDARSCIRNPRFIEVLDKETTEKTWVIEYDVVPKASTVKDKLYSVGVPKFSEKDNKVKYEEKVPYCRVGANTPRIPDDDLVLFIQGLREKDEQREKAESSSNETNVDLREDQKRKLTILLTCGKTHMDNSLFYIIVTNKFHPENLDTISFLVHMNLFCVFDFDPDSKTSGLCSRYKKQKAVNLHFLDDYANESRLGTSDFINSLQLFERTSWIFCNGRNNFPGGEQTCDEKTWIKTRKKKLKKAVSLICNDILPRRSFVVLFLLMSNVEQPLVETFHEFYAEMNGHDFLAVISESNENYKKWSSLAQVSCHMSTLREISIVEMPLSHVDATVQSIQLSKNNLTRTLPVLNGGLCFLKSVEEAMLDSLEIISVDQCDDTKLEIMSEDEIQQIETYFYRGGKIDWKNFWLADKHKCGVIIKRDAYEEASNMLHKIVHRTKDIRPVESVNIYHHPGSGGSTVARQILWSWRTKVRCAVVKQCKEITTVCEHAVRLREHEERDKNNCLPVLLLLEDRNADYIDDLRRELGNVITTKKITPSVLCFILLICNRSNVPERMCRASSSQTVAVTHKLSNAEKPLFSKKLEQLKLQFQPDFILTFVLMSEEFRPSYIADFVKNLLDKIDHSSLITRLIRFVALLNCYVEDSYISVSHCEASLGIATHVDRAQYHAFVDHLSEEARLIFIHLKEESTHISSIRIIHAKVAKEILIQLSANLPQSEIAMDLIKDEVLINHRFNREVFLKFIRALFIRRNKKSRGDPVDTAFSPLIEHVRIERGVQKAVDLMKAAYLALGKDAYVAQQLARLLYTNLRFEEALEWAVEAKSLLPHDTFVLDTLGQVYKRWFYHLYDTLEEKEPSPERGIEIISTALKGISAFRASEKTPKKETVSLNSSYYGEVDVGCRLLKFLSGVDVFSNNTGKSELMQYLLTDYIPAEVKKPWQTFHQQLKGLQKSLYHALECISEDLSYFQTDISEEDEELDARDPEQVHNPREWLTRKSAVYAGFFCIIRDDDIQATDSNNTDRAGPTEKLSPFQRQMKTYKLGGGNVTSILSLLYDRDPLRAGKKLETIIDMYPENLKWNDLDQTELANFIFCQIVLNCTLPGSSKLLSLQKLQDLSKRFITKGKNMSSASALFLLSLLFWPETSEALSSAGSQILLSAIDALQRLCEQKIQHVSPRKSRIVTHFFMGKAKGLNKIVHRSAIEKQIKGTLNERRLKWLGGEVWKTREVVQLLKRVEGWTENGNLFVKGGIREGKIRVFPRYSASLPNGNENVTFYLGFSFDGVVAFDIQVME
- the LOC121198000 gene encoding BUB3-interacting and GLEBS motif-containing protein ZNF207-like isoform X2, which codes for MGRKKKKQMKPWCWYCNRDFDDEKILIQHQKAKHFKCHICHKKLYTGPGLAIHCMQVHKETIDGVPNAIPGRTDIELEIYGMEGIPEKDMEERRRVLEQKNQETQKKKQNQDDSDEYDEDDEPGPSFQQPAAAQQQAGYAPPITQPGLPPGSGAPGIPPGSYSGIPPMMPGVPPMMPGMPPVIPGMPPGMIPMGGMMPPGPGMPPMIPGMPPGMPPPVGHRPGITHMAQAPPAANMLTRPVVSTATAPPSAQPDVTKPLFPSAGQSQQTVSGSPHPSPSTSSDLSKPTFPAYTQATAAVASPNAGSSTVSKPPSTVTSKPATLTTSSATSKLIHPDEDISLEELRAQLPRYQRSIPCQGQSTAAAPSVGPIGGMMAPQQPGMRHPIQGQYCGPPQGMPGYIPGGMPPYGQAPPVVPPGYQGAPPRPPMGMRPPVMSPGGRY
- the LOC121198000 gene encoding BUB3-interacting and GLEBS motif-containing protein ZNF207-like isoform X1, whose amino-acid sequence is MGRKKKKQMKPWCWYCNRDFDDEKILIQHQKAKHFKCHICHKKLYTGPGLAIHCMQVHKETIDGVPNAIPGRTDIELEIYGMEGIPEKDMEERRRVLEQKNQETQKKKQNQDDSDEYDEDDEPGPSFQQPAAAQQQAGYAPPITQPGLPPGSGAPGIPPGSYSGIPPMMPGVPPMMPGMPPVIPGMPPGMIPMGGMMPPGPGMPPMIPGMPPGMPPPVGHRPGITHMAQAPPAANMLTRPVVSTATAPPSAQPDVTKPLFPSAGQMGSRVASTSAGLSGSDSESASPKALFPITSQSQQTVSGSPHPSPSTSSDLSKPTFPAYTQATAAVASPNAGSSTVSKPPSTVTSKPATLTTSSATSKLIHPDEDISLEELRAQLPRYQRSIPCQGQSTAAAPSVGPIGGMMAPQQPGMRHPIQGQYCGPPQGMPGYIPGGMPPYGQAPPVVPPGYQGAPPRPPMGMRPPVMSPGGRY